In Paenibacillus sp. 1781tsa1, one DNA window encodes the following:
- a CDS encoding acyltransferase family protein, with amino-acid sequence MKNQTLIQDDQESFFYNLRFMLIVCVLAGNALEPLITRFAGAEALFLWIYTFHMPLFVWVTGYFATHSLQGASGRNVLKQIALQYVLFQSLYALMDFTVFHTPHMRLSFFAPYLLLWFLASHFCWRLLLRLTISWKPIYRLIGSIALGVLAGYLPIDGFWLSFSRTFVFLPFFVIGYDYGASIRSRLLSGWGRRTAAILSAALLVWIGYGGLNITSGWLLGSMTYAELGHHEWYAGIFRLGVYLLEIASAALFLAWVPSLTSRLTDLGRRTLYVFLLHGFLVRLAIWSGVYTYMGSSAYIPVVLVIAVLFAVTLALPAVRHTFKPLIEPDISRFSFNRHEVFKRSA; translated from the coding sequence ATGAAAAATCAGACGCTGATCCAGGATGATCAGGAATCTTTCTTTTATAATCTGCGCTTTATGCTTATCGTCTGCGTCCTTGCCGGTAATGCACTGGAACCACTCATCACACGCTTTGCAGGAGCAGAAGCTCTGTTCCTGTGGATATATACGTTTCACATGCCACTATTTGTATGGGTAACCGGGTATTTTGCGACACACTCACTTCAAGGTGCCTCGGGGCGAAACGTCCTGAAACAGATTGCCTTGCAATATGTCCTGTTTCAGTCCTTATACGCATTAATGGACTTTACCGTGTTCCACACACCCCATATGCGGCTATCCTTTTTTGCACCATACTTGCTGTTATGGTTTCTCGCGAGTCATTTCTGTTGGCGACTGTTGCTTCGTCTCACGATTTCATGGAAACCGATATATCGGCTGATTGGATCGATTGCGCTCGGTGTACTTGCCGGGTATTTGCCCATCGACGGATTCTGGCTCAGCTTCAGCCGTACGTTTGTGTTCCTGCCGTTCTTTGTCATCGGTTATGACTATGGGGCATCCATCCGTTCTCGTTTATTATCCGGTTGGGGGCGAAGAACCGCAGCAATTCTCTCCGCTGCACTGCTGGTGTGGATTGGGTATGGCGGTTTGAATATTACATCGGGATGGTTACTCGGCAGCATGACATACGCCGAATTGGGCCACCACGAATGGTATGCCGGCATCTTCCGACTTGGCGTCTACTTGCTGGAAATCGCATCGGCAGCACTGTTCCTGGCCTGGGTACCATCCTTGACTTCCAGACTGACGGACCTTGGACGACGCACACTCTATGTATTCCTGCTGCATGGGTTTCTCGTTCGTCTCGCGATCTGGTCTGGAGTCTACACTTATATGGGAAGCTCGGCGTATATTCCAGTCGTACTTGTCATCGCTGTACTCTTCGCAGTCACACTGGCTCTGCCGGCTGTACGTCACACGTTCAAACCCTTGATTGAACCGGATATATCCCGCTTTTCTTTCAATCGGCATGAGGTGTTTAAACGGTCGGCCTAA
- the ilvD gene encoding dihydroxy-acid dehydratase, with translation MSAKKMRSDMIKKGFDRAPHRSLLRAAGVKEEDFGKPFIAVCNSYIDIVPGHVHLQEFGKIVKDAIREAGGVPFEFNTIGVDDGIAMGHIGMRYSLPSRDIIADSVETVVSAHWFDGMVCIPNCDKITPGMMMGALRCNIPTVFVSGGPMKAGRDSNGKALSLTSVFEGVGAYQAGKIDDKSLLELEQFGCPTCGSCSGMFTANSMNCLAEAMGLAMPGNGTILAVAPERREFVKQSAKQLMELIKMDLKPRDIVTVEAIDNAFALDMAMGGSTNTVLHTLALAHEAGIEYPIERINEVANRVPHLAKLAPASDLHIEDVHNAGGVSAVLNELLKKPGAIHGDCITVTGKTIRENVEGKEIQDTNVIHHLDNPHSEKGGLAVLFGNLAPQGAIIKVGAVDASVGGYHKGPAICFDSQEQALEGIANGKVKEGHVVVIRYEGPKGGPGMPEMLAPTSQIVGMGLGAKVGLITDGRFSGASRGISIGHISPEAAEGGPIAFVEEGDIIELDLNNRIIELHISDEEFERRRAGWKGFEPKVKTGYLARYSKLVTNASNGGVLSI, from the coding sequence ATGTCAGCCAAGAAGATGCGTTCCGATATGATCAAAAAAGGTTTTGACCGTGCACCGCACCGGAGTTTGCTCCGCGCAGCGGGCGTTAAAGAAGAGGATTTCGGCAAGCCATTTATTGCCGTATGTAACTCTTATATCGATATCGTACCCGGCCACGTTCACCTGCAGGAATTCGGTAAAATTGTAAAGGATGCTATTCGTGAAGCCGGTGGCGTTCCATTCGAATTCAACACCATCGGTGTAGATGACGGAATTGCCATGGGACACATTGGTATGCGTTACTCGCTGCCAAGCCGTGACATTATTGCGGATTCCGTGGAAACCGTTGTATCTGCTCACTGGTTCGACGGCATGGTATGTATCCCAAACTGCGATAAAATTACACCTGGCATGATGATGGGTGCACTCCGCTGTAATATCCCTACCGTGTTTGTCAGCGGTGGACCAATGAAAGCCGGTCGTGACAGCAATGGTAAAGCTCTTTCCCTGACTTCCGTATTTGAAGGCGTGGGCGCTTACCAAGCAGGTAAAATCGATGATAAGAGCTTGCTTGAACTTGAACAGTTCGGTTGTCCAACTTGTGGATCATGCTCCGGTATGTTCACAGCAAACTCCATGAACTGTCTGGCTGAAGCGATGGGACTGGCTATGCCAGGCAACGGAACCATCCTGGCTGTTGCTCCTGAGCGTCGTGAGTTTGTTAAACAATCTGCTAAACAACTGATGGAACTTATCAAAATGGATCTGAAACCACGTGATATCGTTACTGTAGAAGCGATCGATAACGCGTTTGCACTGGATATGGCGATGGGCGGCTCTACAAATACAGTACTGCATACGCTGGCACTGGCTCATGAAGCGGGCATTGAATACCCAATTGAACGTATCAATGAAGTAGCTAACCGCGTTCCGCATCTTGCTAAACTTGCACCTGCTTCCGATCTTCACATCGAAGACGTACACAATGCAGGCGGCGTAAGCGCAGTGCTGAACGAATTGCTCAAGAAACCAGGCGCGATTCATGGAGACTGTATTACGGTTACTGGTAAAACAATCCGTGAGAACGTTGAAGGAAAAGAAATCCAGGATACAAATGTCATTCACCATCTGGATAACCCGCATTCTGAAAAAGGCGGCCTGGCTGTATTGTTTGGTAACCTTGCACCACAAGGAGCTATCATTAAAGTTGGTGCGGTTGATGCATCAGTTGGCGGATACCACAAAGGTCCTGCCATCTGCTTTGACTCCCAAGAGCAAGCGCTCGAAGGTATTGCTAACGGCAAAGTAAAAGAAGGACATGTTGTTGTTATCCGTTATGAAGGACCAAAAGGCGGACCAGGTATGCCTGAGATGTTAGCCCCTACTTCCCAAATCGTTGGTATGGGGTTGGGTGCCAAAGTTGGTCTGATCACCGATGGACGCTTCTCTGGCGCATCCCGCGGAATCAGTATCGGACATATCTCACCAGAAGCAGCTGAAGGTGGTCCAATCGCCTTTGTTGAAGAAGGAGACATCATCGAGCTGGATCTGAACAACCGTATCATCGAATTGCACATCAGTGACGAAGAGTTTGAACGTCGTCGCGCAGGTTGGAAAGGCTTTGAACCGAAAGTAAAAACCGGTTACCTAGCTCGTTATTCCAAACTGGTTACCAATGCAAGCAACGGTGGCGTACTGAGTATCTAA
- a CDS encoding polysaccharide deacetylase family protein yields MTTILQSILLWLLYLSSFYAFIPSLISRLFGFRVFRRGRSDTQFALTFDDGPDPHYTPRLLDLLRQHQAKATFFVVGEHAASHPELIQRIHDEGHLIGIHNYIHKTNWLMRPRTVRDQIQRTGQIIHEVTGVKTCYYRPPWGIMNLFDFFSKKERKIVLWSSMFEDWRSRVGAQRLTERMLKELRGGEVMLLHDRGTTLGADAHAPEQMLQALEVVLQEAERLGLQSVRVDTLMGGVTVSESQNKNQPQTTLKLWKRIVVALWLGWEKLFHWVYHLRTASPEDPMLHFRSRVYHGARMEMSDGHVIQNGDPVIELHFDNQKLFELGVTSRSSMHLAIRMIRTMEQQLPDLARMVALEPELRSAKAIYGVSMINRGPEKFGFTIQELPPGPFSAASKVYLKLLLSVIHPAGTKRLKQRTEQLVPKMIAMPLDILLERYGQHTTQVAATMEESRDESLLIDQEILPERN; encoded by the coding sequence ATGACAACGATACTTCAGAGTATTCTACTGTGGTTATTGTATCTTTCATCTTTTTACGCCTTTATTCCAAGTTTGATCAGCAGGCTTTTCGGTTTTCGTGTATTCCGACGGGGGAGAAGTGATACACAATTTGCATTAACGTTTGATGATGGGCCAGATCCACATTATACGCCGAGATTGCTCGATCTGCTTCGTCAGCATCAAGCAAAAGCAACATTTTTTGTCGTTGGAGAACATGCCGCGAGTCATCCTGAACTCATTCAGCGCATACATGACGAAGGCCATCTTATTGGCATTCATAATTATATTCACAAAACGAATTGGCTCATGCGGCCGCGTACGGTTCGTGACCAGATTCAGCGAACAGGTCAGATTATCCATGAAGTAACCGGCGTGAAGACTTGTTATTATCGTCCACCATGGGGGATTATGAATCTGTTTGATTTTTTCAGCAAGAAAGAACGAAAAATTGTATTGTGGTCTTCCATGTTTGAAGACTGGAGAAGCCGAGTAGGTGCCCAGAGATTGACCGAACGGATGCTGAAGGAGCTAAGAGGCGGAGAGGTTATGCTGCTGCATGATCGAGGAACGACCCTTGGTGCTGATGCACACGCGCCGGAGCAGATGCTTCAGGCGCTGGAAGTCGTATTACAGGAAGCTGAACGTTTGGGTCTGCAAAGCGTACGCGTTGATACGTTGATGGGAGGTGTTACAGTGAGCGAATCTCAGAACAAGAATCAACCACAGACAACGTTGAAGTTATGGAAGCGAATCGTTGTTGCCTTATGGCTGGGCTGGGAGAAGTTGTTCCACTGGGTATATCATCTGCGGACGGCTTCGCCAGAAGATCCAATGTTACACTTTCGATCTCGTGTATATCACGGAGCACGAATGGAGATGAGTGATGGCCATGTCATTCAAAACGGAGATCCGGTCATTGAACTGCATTTTGACAATCAGAAGTTGTTCGAACTTGGGGTGACTTCGCGTTCCAGCATGCATCTGGCTATTCGCATGATTCGGACGATGGAACAGCAATTGCCGGATTTGGCACGCATGGTAGCACTCGAACCTGAGTTACGCTCTGCCAAAGCCATATACGGTGTTAGTATGATTAACAGAGGTCCGGAAAAATTCGGATTTACCATACAAGAATTGCCCCCTGGACCGTTCAGCGCTGCATCCAAAGTATACCTGAAACTGCTCTTAAGTGTGATCCATCCGGCAGGAACCAAACGTCTGAAACAGCGTACAGAACAATTGGTACCCAAGATGATTGCCATGCCGCTGGATATACTGTTGGAGCGTTACGGTCAACATACGACGCAAGTGGCAGCAACGATGGAAGAATCCAGAGATGAATCGTTGTTAATTGATCAAGAGATATTGCCAGAGCGGAACTAA
- a CDS encoding AI-2E family transporter, whose translation MLPLYKKYGRTVFDIALLVLTVYVIMYSFSQLYQIAAPVFLSFIVYWMIEPLAKFLHRKGLPKTLGATISVLLFLAIIIAAFFGVGLIIISQISNLQDNFPVYIEMIQREFTNLVLFIQDKSDALPDGIMGKANDYFATLTGFLSKWVTSGAQFIVGFLSSFSSFITNFGIAIILAFFLSIEIESWRKFARAKTPKTLKLAIEFMRNHVFKTIRSYLKAQMIMMLITFVLIYAGLLILGTSNAFTIAAVCAVFDLVPLLGVPVVFIPWIVYLFIIGNSSLAIGLIVILAVTMLTRQLLEPKISGNSIGVSSAYLMLSFMLISLSIFGLAGVVLSPVLLILLKELLQQGYLQKWIHLPKDEFESSPLVMDSPVSTASASSAESAMHTPVPVKDHEDPAK comes from the coding sequence ATGCTACCGCTTTACAAAAAATACGGGCGAACTGTCTTTGATATCGCTTTGCTCGTATTAACCGTGTACGTCATCATGTACAGTTTTAGCCAATTATATCAAATCGCTGCACCGGTTTTTCTCTCATTTATTGTGTACTGGATGATTGAGCCATTAGCCAAATTTCTACATCGCAAAGGGCTGCCCAAAACGCTTGGAGCTACCATATCCGTCCTGTTATTTCTCGCGATAATTATCGCAGCCTTTTTTGGTGTGGGCTTGATTATTATCTCACAGATATCCAATCTTCAAGATAATTTTCCTGTATACATTGAGATGATACAGCGTGAGTTTACCAATCTGGTGTTATTCATTCAGGACAAGTCAGACGCTCTCCCAGATGGGATTATGGGTAAAGCGAATGATTATTTTGCAACACTGACCGGCTTCCTATCCAAATGGGTAACGAGCGGAGCGCAATTCATTGTAGGTTTCCTCAGTTCATTCTCTTCGTTTATTACGAACTTCGGAATTGCGATTATTCTGGCCTTCTTTCTCAGTATCGAGATTGAATCCTGGCGCAAGTTCGCCCGTGCGAAGACACCCAAAACCTTGAAGTTAGCTATTGAATTCATGCGTAATCACGTGTTCAAGACGATCCGTTCGTATCTGAAGGCGCAGATGATCATGATGCTCATTACGTTCGTATTGATTTATGCAGGTTTGTTAATTTTGGGAACCTCTAACGCCTTTACCATTGCAGCGGTCTGTGCGGTTTTTGATCTGGTACCATTGCTTGGCGTTCCTGTTGTATTCATTCCATGGATCGTCTACCTGTTCATTATAGGTAATAGTAGCCTGGCCATCGGCCTGATTGTGATTCTTGCAGTGACGATGCTGACACGACAATTGTTGGAACCGAAGATATCGGGTAACTCGATTGGTGTATCTTCGGCGTACTTAATGCTTTCGTTCATGCTGATCTCCCTTTCGATCTTCGGCCTGGCTGGTGTAGTGTTATCTCCAGTGCTTCTGATCCTTCTGAAAGAACTGTTACAACAAGGGTACCTGCAAAAGTGGATTCACCTGCCAAAAGATGAATTTGAATCTTCTCCATTGGTTATGGACTCACCCGTTAGCACGGCCTCAGCGAGTTCTGCCGAGTCCGCGATGCATACGCCTGTTCCTGTGAAGGATCACGAGGACCCAGCCAAATAG
- a CDS encoding penicillin-binding protein 2, translated as MPGFQRTVREMSVLQRERGVMLDTGRGQFTDYKGEALTGKLQWGLVLFPQEVPLVKLRKQGALEGSEMTKLAAILHTDLDQLKKEWNQENVPHFWTAGATQPVHLSAAQVERLRNLHLQGAGIYPMMTRYLQGHTGMQWMGYLAEQPESSKVLTGHQDEVKQPFAMKSGAAGLERTLEPLLRGIGPTLVSRMVSGGGEIIPNIQPHVIAPGNSHYPLRVETTIDAGLQRGLEQLTEESGLQEGAVVVLDAANADVRAMISRPFYQPQHVDPRESSWGNRAVQGAVPGSIFKIVTAAAALEYHAVSNGEEFHCGGEYGKYGLSCWKEHGHGNLNLEQGFAESCNIVFAETARRLSMEQLENTADRLGLARPVGWEGKQMAGMPVLRHFDHEDYGRVRTEAVSSGDEGAKIQTAIGQRDVLVTPLQAANLIVTLLHDGKVSAPRLVERIRYADGGIMLEMPLHDSPSAAGQIAPATAHKLLSWMNKVVREGTGKSLQRARWHVAGKSGTAQVQKHGEKRNHQWFIGYGPIEQPKYAVAVLVQNVSPGSQHQATALFRKVMDYLAGSS; from the coding sequence ATGCCTGGATTTCAACGAACGGTACGTGAAATGTCCGTATTGCAGCGTGAACGCGGGGTGATGCTTGATACGGGCCGGGGGCAATTTACAGATTACAAGGGTGAGGCGTTGACCGGTAAGCTGCAATGGGGCTTGGTTCTTTTTCCACAGGAAGTGCCTTTAGTGAAACTACGCAAGCAAGGAGCATTAGAAGGCTCAGAGATGACAAAGTTGGCAGCTATATTACATACCGATCTGGATCAATTGAAGAAGGAATGGAATCAGGAAAATGTACCTCATTTCTGGACAGCAGGTGCAACTCAGCCTGTTCATTTGAGCGCTGCTCAGGTGGAGCGGCTGCGTAATTTGCACCTGCAAGGAGCTGGTATCTATCCAATGATGACACGGTATCTTCAGGGGCATACGGGAATGCAGTGGATGGGTTATCTGGCTGAACAGCCTGAGTCCTCCAAAGTTCTAACTGGACATCAGGATGAAGTAAAACAGCCATTTGCCATGAAATCAGGGGCAGCTGGACTGGAGAGGACACTTGAACCCTTGTTAAGGGGAATAGGTCCTACGCTTGTATCACGTATGGTCTCGGGTGGTGGTGAGATTATCCCGAATATTCAGCCGCACGTCATTGCACCGGGCAATAGCCATTATCCTTTACGAGTAGAAACCACTATAGATGCCGGGTTGCAGCGTGGGTTGGAGCAGTTGACAGAAGAATCTGGATTACAAGAAGGGGCCGTGGTTGTGTTAGATGCCGCTAACGCAGATGTTCGCGCCATGATCTCCCGCCCTTTCTATCAGCCACAACATGTAGACCCTAGAGAGTCATCCTGGGGGAATCGTGCAGTACAGGGAGCCGTACCGGGTTCCATTTTCAAAATTGTCACTGCGGCCGCTGCATTGGAATACCATGCGGTTTCGAATGGAGAAGAATTTCATTGTGGTGGTGAGTATGGAAAGTATGGTTTGTCCTGCTGGAAAGAGCATGGGCATGGAAACCTGAATCTGGAACAAGGATTCGCCGAGTCTTGCAACATCGTATTCGCGGAAACGGCGCGCAGGCTTAGTATGGAGCAACTGGAGAATACGGCAGATCGTCTGGGACTGGCGCGTCCTGTTGGTTGGGAGGGGAAACAGATGGCTGGGATGCCCGTCTTACGACACTTTGATCATGAAGATTACGGACGTGTGCGAACAGAGGCTGTGTCTTCTGGTGATGAAGGTGCGAAAATACAGACAGCCATCGGTCAGCGAGACGTCTTGGTCACACCGCTGCAAGCCGCCAATCTGATCGTGACACTGTTACATGATGGAAAGGTTAGTGCCCCACGCCTCGTTGAACGGATCCGATATGCGGATGGTGGCATCATGTTGGAGATGCCCTTGCATGATTCTCCTTCAGCCGCAGGACAGATTGCTCCTGCAACTGCGCATAAACTGTTATCCTGGATGAATAAGGTAGTCCGTGAGGGAACAGGAAAATCCCTGCAGCGTGCGCGGTGGCATGTTGCAGGGAAATCAGGTACAGCTCAGGTACAGAAACATGGGGAGAAGCGTAATCATCAATGGTTCATCGGTTATGGACCGATAGAACAACCCAAGTACGCTGTAGCTGTTCTTGTTCAAAATGTCTCTCCAGGTAGCCAACATCAGGCGACAGCTCTCTTCAGGAAGGTCATGGACTATTTGGCTGGGTCCTCGTGA
- a CDS encoding methyl-accepting chemotaxis protein yields MVQKKQKDSGEQVTKSDQVNPEQVQKVKKEKEGKSKITGNGKKLLKFDRSKLKLGWIKTDWVKKQLKNRDWKNLGGSSFKQIRKANPVKSVGVKLFLIFFAGIMIFVVSLGLLSYSKAKGTIEKNASRANQETIDQTKQKMDIILERFVDTSTQIFFDPEMQSLLQKMSDKNLTAYDTFINSSSINKQLSNVAFTNKSMEAIYLVPTDDTKSIMGTGSNSSSMGNIRQEAWYSELIEAGGYRWLPTEVKEDGSTPTFKIARSMKNLQGTTQSYVLVIELKLEVLEEQLKSLDLGSGAVLQLIAPDNKVVASSISDRTGQDTELAFVKELTEPAGSTNTEYTVDGKSTEMLAVYSTMDTSNWKLVGMIPTSVLVQDAKGILTLTLWMALIDAGIAVLIGVWMVRMIARPLGKLKDLMQEGSKGNLKVRTPYRSQDEIGQLSTAFNLMMEQITKLVEQTNRSAQEVLDTASELSSASKKTAVSASEIAVATEEIAGGAGSLATEAERGNELTDNISRQMQSVIAANEQMGDSARHVEKSSQTGTQHLNQLMTKTQKTEEMIGALVNKVDSLKESTSSVLKVLEVLQNITKQTNILSLNATIEAARAGAAGRGFMVVADEVRQLAAQSRQSIEMVGEITDKIMTEMNETVDALSAAYPLFKEQMDAVKDTNVIFASVQEQMGAFVERLGMVTGSIGDLNKSQGTLSEAMSNVSAVAEESSATSQEVASLSSEQQNISNQLVNLSGKLENVSTELKETLSRFTV; encoded by the coding sequence ATGGTTCAAAAGAAGCAGAAAGACAGTGGGGAGCAAGTGACAAAATCCGATCAGGTTAACCCTGAGCAGGTTCAGAAAGTAAAGAAAGAAAAAGAAGGTAAAAGTAAAATTACAGGGAATGGGAAAAAATTACTTAAGTTTGACCGTAGTAAATTAAAGCTGGGCTGGATCAAGACCGATTGGGTAAAAAAACAATTAAAAAACCGGGATTGGAAAAACCTTGGAGGGTCTTCTTTCAAACAAATTAGGAAGGCAAATCCTGTTAAATCCGTAGGGGTTAAACTGTTCTTGATCTTTTTTGCGGGGATCATGATTTTTGTAGTGAGTTTAGGTCTATTATCCTATTCAAAAGCCAAGGGTACGATAGAGAAAAATGCTTCGCGTGCCAATCAGGAGACCATTGATCAGACCAAACAAAAAATGGACATCATTTTGGAGAGATTTGTGGATACATCCACACAGATTTTCTTTGATCCAGAGATGCAGTCCTTGCTACAAAAAATGTCAGATAAGAATTTGACTGCGTATGATACATTCATAAACTCAAGTTCAATCAACAAGCAACTGTCCAATGTTGCATTTACAAATAAATCTATGGAAGCGATTTATTTGGTACCTACGGACGATACAAAGTCCATTATGGGTACAGGTAGCAACAGTTCATCCATGGGCAATATTCGCCAGGAAGCATGGTATAGTGAGTTGATTGAGGCGGGCGGTTATCGCTGGCTTCCAACAGAGGTCAAGGAAGATGGCTCAACGCCAACGTTTAAAATCGCACGTTCAATGAAAAACCTGCAGGGAACGACCCAGTCGTATGTTCTGGTTATTGAACTGAAACTGGAAGTTCTGGAGGAACAATTGAAATCGCTTGATCTGGGTTCAGGAGCTGTTCTTCAACTGATTGCTCCCGATAATAAAGTGGTTGCATCCTCCATCTCGGATCGTACGGGACAAGATACAGAGCTTGCATTTGTCAAAGAGTTGACCGAACCAGCAGGTAGCACGAATACGGAGTATACGGTAGATGGCAAATCTACGGAAATGTTGGCTGTATACAGTACGATGGATACATCCAATTGGAAACTGGTTGGTATGATACCTACCTCTGTTTTGGTTCAGGATGCAAAAGGCATTCTGACCCTGACCCTGTGGATGGCGCTGATTGATGCGGGGATTGCAGTATTGATCGGGGTTTGGATGGTGCGTATGATCGCTCGTCCACTCGGCAAATTGAAAGACCTGATGCAGGAAGGTTCTAAAGGTAATCTTAAAGTTCGTACACCATACAGATCCCAAGATGAAATCGGTCAGCTCTCAACCGCCTTCAATCTGATGATGGAGCAGATCACGAAGCTGGTTGAACAAACGAATCGTTCTGCGCAGGAAGTATTGGATACGGCCTCTGAGCTGAGCAGTGCATCCAAGAAAACGGCTGTATCTGCCTCGGAGATCGCCGTAGCTACAGAAGAGATCGCAGGCGGTGCAGGCAGTTTGGCAACCGAAGCGGAACGTGGTAACGAATTAACTGACAATATCTCTCGTCAGATGCAGAGTGTAATTGCTGCTAATGAACAGATGGGTGATTCTGCTCGTCATGTAGAGAAGTCCAGTCAGACAGGAACACAACATCTGAATCAGTTGATGACCAAAACCCAGAAAACAGAAGAAATGATTGGTGCACTGGTGAATAAAGTTGATTCGCTGAAAGAGAGTACGTCTTCTGTTCTGAAAGTGCTTGAAGTGCTGCAAAACATAACGAAACAGACGAATATCCTTTCCCTGAATGCGACCATTGAAGCAGCACGTGCCGGTGCAGCCGGACGCGGATTCATGGTGGTGGCTGATGAGGTTCGTCAGCTTGCGGCTCAATCCAGACAATCCATTGAGATGGTTGGAGAGATCACTGACAAAATCATGACCGAAATGAATGAGACCGTGGATGCTTTGTCTGCAGCCTATCCGTTATTCAAGGAACAGATGGATGCGGTTAAAGATACCAACGTCATCTTCGCTTCCGTACAGGAACAGATGGGGGCATTTGTGGAACGTTTGGGCATGGTGACAGGTTCTATTGGAGATTTGAACAAATCTCAAGGTACGTTGTCTGAAGCCATGAGCAATGTCAGCGCTGTAGCTGAAGAATCTTCTGCAACGTCTCAAGAAGTAGCTTCCTTGAGCAGTGAACAGCAAAATATCAGTAACCAGCTGGTAAATCTGTCTGGCAAGCTGGAGAATGTATCCACTGAACTGAAAGAAACCTTGTCACGCTTCACGGTGTAA
- a CDS encoding U32 family peptidase, with protein METVAVQRKFSGKRNRLDKPELLAPAGNLEKLKFAIHYGADAVYIGGQAYGLRSNADNFSFEEMREGVEFAKKYGAKVFVATNIYAHNEDIEGIETYLQNLYNAGISAIIVADPAIIEVALRAVPGLEVHLSTQQSTLNWQAVKFWKDEGLPRVVLGRETSFEEIEEIKANVDIEIEAFIHGAMCSSYSGRCVLSNHFTDRDSNRGGCCQSCRWKYDLFEDVREDTVWVSEEDMQMKAPAPFKLGENQLPLFQEQDNSFSMGSKDLCMIGHIPELIDVGVDSFKIEGRMKSIHYVATVVNVYRQAIDAYMADPENYVLKPEWVEEMNKAANRPLNTGFFYDTPDHEDHIYEPEEKAVPFDFAGLVMGYDAETGMATIQQRNHFKPGQEIEFFGPGGHFFKQVVGEIQDEEGNILDAARHPLQLVKMKVDQPVSYFDMMRKKK; from the coding sequence ATGGAAACAGTGGCGGTACAGCGGAAGTTCTCGGGTAAACGTAACCGTCTGGACAAACCGGAGCTGTTAGCTCCGGCGGGTAATCTGGAAAAACTGAAATTTGCAATCCATTACGGTGCAGATGCCGTATATATCGGTGGACAGGCCTATGGACTGCGTTCCAACGCGGATAACTTCAGCTTCGAAGAGATGCGTGAAGGTGTGGAGTTTGCCAAGAAGTATGGAGCCAAAGTGTTCGTAGCGACGAACATCTATGCACATAATGAGGATATTGAGGGTATCGAAACATACCTGCAAAACCTCTATAATGCGGGAATCTCTGCGATCATCGTAGCTGATCCGGCTATTATTGAAGTAGCCCTACGTGCTGTGCCAGGTCTTGAGGTACATCTGAGTACGCAACAATCCACACTCAACTGGCAAGCTGTGAAGTTCTGGAAAGATGAAGGACTTCCACGGGTTGTTCTCGGACGTGAGACCAGCTTCGAAGAGATTGAAGAGATCAAGGCAAATGTGGACATTGAAATTGAAGCCTTTATTCACGGGGCGATGTGTTCCTCCTATTCCGGACGTTGCGTGCTCTCCAACCATTTTACGGATCGGGACTCCAACCGGGGCGGCTGTTGCCAGTCTTGCCGCTGGAAGTATGATTTGTTTGAAGATGTGAGAGAAGATACGGTGTGGGTTAGCGAAGAGGACATGCAGATGAAGGCACCTGCGCCATTCAAACTGGGTGAGAACCAGCTTCCTCTGTTCCAGGAACAGGATAATTCATTTTCGATGGGATCAAAGGATCTGTGCATGATTGGCCATATTCCCGAGTTGATTGATGTGGGTGTGGACAGTTTCAAGATCGAGGGACGTATGAAATCGATTCACTACGTGGCAACCGTGGTTAACGTATACCGTCAAGCCATCGATGCCTATATGGCAGATCCGGAGAATTATGTTCTGAAACCTGAATGGGTTGAAGAAATGAACAAAGCGGCGAATCGCCCGCTGAATACCGGATTTTTCTATGATACACCAGACCATGAAGATCATATCTATGAACCGGAAGAAAAGGCTGTGCCTTTTGACTTCGCTGGATTGGTCATGGGGTATGATGCTGAAACAGGCATGGCAACCATTCAACAGCGCAATCACTTCAAACCAGGACAGGAAATCGAATTTTTTGGTCCGGGTGGTCACTTTTTCAAACAGGTGGTCGGCGAAATACAGGATGAAGAAGGCAATATTCTAGATGCTGCTCGTCACCCTTTGCAACTGGTTAAAATGAAAGTGGATCAGCCGGTTTCCTATTTCGATATGATGAGAAAAAAGAAGTAG